In Plantibacter sp. PA-3-X8, one DNA window encodes the following:
- a CDS encoding aldehyde dehydrogenase (NADP(+)), producing the protein MHDTDHSTGTIDHTTPARARTDDPNGVGGRIDDTAGNDGNDGNDGNDGNDGNDGNDNGTDGRGNGNGSSSSSSSSSSSSSSSSSVGPGGVTVTPAGHAGDAASGAGRAAVPTVDDVGAAAAAASSELASTVPSTRAAWLEAVADALDARVDELVALADEESHLGTTRLTGEVARTTGQLRLFAAVLRDGAFLEVVIDHADASATPPKPELRRMLRPTGPVAVFSASNFPFAFSVAGGDTASALAAGCPVIVKAHSAHPRLSRLTAAIVVDALRSAGAPDGTFALVEGREQGTALVQHPAITAVGFTGSLAGGRALFDLASQRPAPIPFYGELGSTNPVVITAAALQGEAAADLARGLAASFTLGVGQFCTNPGLVLVPSGSGFAELVAQAASDAVAGRMLTPGIAEAYAAGTARAAGHPGVRTLLGGETAAADSGVPTVLATTAATVLDAPDVLLEEIFGPATLVIEVADDAELHAVLAEVGGALTATVHAAPGEDVTGLVSRLEPIAGRVLFGGWPTGVAVGWAQHHGGPWPATTSLHTSVGASAVRRFQRPIVYQDAPERVLPEALHEANPLRLPRRVDGVLELPAAARA; encoded by the coding sequence ATGCACGACACCGACCACAGCACCGGCACGATCGACCACACCACCCCCGCCAGGGCGCGCACCGACGACCCGAACGGCGTCGGCGGCCGTATCGACGACACCGCCGGCAACGACGGCAACGACGGCAACGACGGCAACGACGGCAACGACGGCAACGACGGCAACGACAACGGTACCGACGGCCGCGGCAACGGCAACGGAAGCAGCAGCAGCAGCAGCAGCAGCAGCAGCAGCAGCAGCAGCAGCAGCAGCGTGGGCCCCGGCGGCGTCACCGTCACGCCCGCAGGTCACGCTGGCGACGCCGCGTCCGGCGCGGGACGTGCCGCCGTTCCGACCGTCGACGACGTCGGCGCGGCAGCAGCCGCGGCCTCCTCCGAGCTCGCGTCCACGGTGCCCTCGACCCGGGCCGCCTGGCTCGAGGCCGTCGCCGACGCCCTCGACGCCCGGGTCGACGAGCTCGTCGCACTCGCCGACGAGGAGTCCCACCTCGGAACCACGCGCCTCACGGGCGAGGTCGCGCGGACGACGGGCCAGCTGCGACTGTTCGCAGCCGTCCTCCGCGACGGGGCCTTCCTCGAGGTCGTCATCGACCACGCTGACGCCTCCGCCACCCCGCCCAAGCCGGAGCTGCGACGGATGCTCCGGCCGACGGGACCGGTGGCGGTCTTCAGCGCGTCGAACTTCCCGTTCGCGTTCTCGGTCGCCGGCGGCGACACGGCGTCGGCGCTGGCGGCCGGATGTCCGGTCATCGTCAAAGCGCACTCCGCCCACCCGCGACTCTCCCGGCTGACCGCGGCGATCGTGGTCGATGCGTTGCGCTCGGCCGGCGCCCCGGACGGCACGTTCGCGCTCGTCGAGGGTCGCGAGCAGGGCACCGCCCTCGTGCAGCATCCTGCGATCACCGCGGTCGGGTTCACGGGCTCACTCGCCGGCGGGCGCGCACTGTTCGACCTGGCGTCGCAGCGGCCGGCCCCGATCCCGTTCTACGGCGAGCTCGGCAGCACGAACCCGGTCGTCATCACCGCGGCCGCACTGCAGGGCGAGGCGGCGGCGGACCTCGCGCGTGGGCTGGCGGCGTCGTTCACGCTCGGTGTGGGGCAGTTCTGCACGAACCCCGGTCTCGTCCTCGTACCGAGCGGCAGCGGGTTCGCCGAGCTCGTCGCTCAGGCGGCGTCCGACGCCGTCGCCGGGCGCATGCTCACGCCGGGCATCGCCGAGGCGTATGCCGCGGGCACCGCTCGCGCCGCCGGCCATCCCGGGGTGCGGACGCTCCTCGGCGGCGAGACGGCGGCTGCGGATTCCGGCGTTCCGACCGTCCTCGCGACCACCGCCGCGACGGTGCTCGACGCGCCCGACGTCCTGCTCGAGGAGATCTTCGGGCCGGCGACGCTCGTCATCGAGGTCGCCGACGATGCCGAGCTGCACGCGGTCCTGGCCGAGGTCGGTGGCGCGCTCACGGCGACCGTGCACGCGGCGCCCGGTGAGGACGTCACCGGTCTCGTGTCACGGCTCGAGCCGATCGCCGGCCGGGTGCTCTTCGGTGGCTGGCCGACGGGTGTCGCGGTCGGCTGGGCGCAGCACCACGGCGGACCGTGGCCGGCGACGACCTCGCTCCACACCTCGGTGGGTGCGTCGGCGGTGCGCCGCTTCCAACGTCCGATCGTCTACCAGGACGCACCCGAGCGTGTGCTCCCCGAGGCCCTGCACGAGGCGAACCCACTCCGTCTCCCCCGCCGCGTCGACGGCGTCCTGGAGCTCCCCGCCGCAGCCCGCGCCTGA